One genomic window of Marinobacter adhaerens HP15 includes the following:
- a CDS encoding bifunctional aminoglycoside phosphotransferase/ATP-binding protein codes for MQNPDLYDHPVDGFQVIETHISQVILTGDYAYKIKKPMDFGFLNFSTLDRRKHFCEEELRLNRRLADKLYLEVVPITGTPDNPILGGEGEAFEYAIKMRQFGQEHLFDRLQEQGKLTPEPLTDLARQVAAFHEQLPPVPDDKPLGTPEAVFAAMQENFDQIRPMIDDSDLLMQLDNLQAWTESTFERHRELIARRRDSGMVRECHGDLHLANITRFKDAVTVFDCIEFNEPFRWIDVINDLAFLLMDLESRGESALANQVLNTYLEYRDDFEALPLLPLYKAYRAMVRAKIALFTMGNPGLTDAEKADLMQRYRAYAQLAEDYGTIPNHYLLATTGLSASGKTCVSAAMANELGLIRLRSDVERKRLHGLAPLDSSRSPTGGNLYTEEATEKTYQRLAELASHVLAAGFPVIVDAASLKQKERALLASIAEDQGVPFALIHCEAPEDLRREWIRNRKGDASEATEELLDAQQTWFEPLTAEEKSHTIHLHTDQEHVAEAVADRIRQHLGIPGGKAD; via the coding sequence ATGCAGAATCCAGACCTGTACGACCATCCTGTCGATGGTTTCCAGGTTATCGAAACTCACATCTCACAGGTGATCCTGACCGGTGACTACGCCTACAAGATCAAGAAGCCCATGGATTTCGGCTTCCTGAACTTCTCCACCCTCGATCGCCGAAAGCATTTCTGCGAGGAGGAGCTCAGGCTCAATCGGCGACTGGCCGACAAACTGTATCTGGAGGTGGTACCCATCACCGGCACGCCCGACAACCCCATCCTCGGTGGGGAGGGAGAAGCCTTCGAATACGCCATCAAGATGCGTCAGTTCGGCCAGGAGCATCTCTTCGATCGCCTGCAGGAACAGGGAAAGCTGACGCCAGAACCACTCACGGACCTGGCCCGTCAGGTCGCGGCCTTCCATGAGCAGCTACCGCCTGTGCCGGACGACAAGCCGCTTGGCACTCCGGAAGCCGTGTTCGCCGCCATGCAGGAAAATTTCGACCAGATCCGGCCGATGATTGACGATTCGGATCTGCTCATGCAGCTGGACAACCTCCAGGCCTGGACCGAATCCACCTTCGAGCGCCACCGGGAGCTGATTGCCCGTCGTCGCGACAGCGGCATGGTGCGGGAATGCCATGGCGACCTCCATCTCGCCAATATCACCCGCTTCAAGGACGCGGTAACGGTTTTCGACTGCATTGAGTTCAACGAACCGTTCCGCTGGATCGACGTGATCAACGATCTCGCGTTCCTGTTGATGGATCTGGAGTCCCGTGGGGAAAGCGCCCTTGCCAACCAGGTGCTCAATACGTATCTGGAATACCGCGACGACTTCGAAGCCCTGCCCTTGTTGCCGCTTTATAAGGCATACCGGGCTATGGTGCGCGCCAAGATCGCCCTGTTTACCATGGGGAACCCGGGGCTCACCGATGCTGAAAAAGCCGACTTGATGCAGCGCTATCGAGCCTACGCCCAGCTGGCCGAGGATTACGGCACTATTCCGAATCACTATCTGCTGGCAACCACCGGGCTGTCCGCCAGCGGCAAGACCTGCGTCAGCGCCGCCATGGCCAATGAACTGGGGCTGATACGCCTGCGCTCCGATGTCGAGCGCAAGCGCCTGCACGGACTGGCCCCACTCGACAGCTCCCGCTCACCGACCGGTGGCAATCTGTACACCGAGGAAGCGACAGAGAAAACCTATCAGCGGCTGGCGGAGCTTGCCAGTCACGTTCTGGCAGCCGGTTTCCCGGTGATTGTGGACGCCGCCAGCCTGAAACAGAAAGAGCGGGCCCTGCTGGCATCGATAGCCGAAGATCAGGGTGTGCCCTTTGCCCTGATCCATTGCGAGGCGCCGGAAGATCTGCGCCGGGAGTGGATCCGCAATCGCAAGGGCGATGCCTCCGAGGCAACCGAGGAATTGCTGGACGCCCAGCAAACCTGGTTTGAACCGTTAACCGCGGAGGAGAAGAGCCACACCATCCACCTGCACACTGACCAGGAGCATGTGGCAGAGGCGGTGGCCGACCGGATCCGCCAACATCTGGGTATCCCCGGCGGCAAGGCCGACTAA
- a CDS encoding pentapeptide repeat-containing protein: MDDKSEHEVHQISHPLYDILRSEDMQAFNAEKAKLAELPSFAHGDFRGLDLRGMDAKGLDFRHAYFRGADLRGVDFSKSRMEGSSIASAKISGCYFPHRLDADEIVMSLNHGTRMRYTILPK; this comes from the coding sequence ATGGACGATAAAAGCGAACACGAAGTACATCAGATCAGTCACCCGCTCTACGATATTCTTCGTAGCGAAGACATGCAGGCGTTCAATGCTGAAAAGGCAAAGCTTGCAGAGTTACCCAGTTTCGCCCATGGCGATTTCCGGGGTCTGGATCTCAGGGGAATGGATGCCAAGGGGCTGGATTTCCGCCACGCCTACTTCCGGGGCGCCGACCTGCGAGGTGTCGACTTCTCGAAATCCAGAATGGAAGGCTCCAGTATTGCCAGCGCCAAGATTTCCGGCTGCTATTTTCCGCATCGCCTGGACGCCGATGAGATCGTCATGTCCCTGAATCACGGGACCCGCATGCGATACACGATCTTGCCGAAATGA
- a CDS encoding Rieske (2Fe-2S) protein yields MSSVPHTWQPVCPASKLTPGQFVEFRLREKAREPAGMPLTGFLFLDGGTPRAYLNICPHLGVELNWMPGRFMDSDNLFIQCSTHGALFKPSDGECIAGPCQGDALTQLDLRERDGQIEVRLPE; encoded by the coding sequence ATGAGCAGCGTCCCGCATACCTGGCAGCCCGTCTGTCCGGCCTCCAAGCTGACACCGGGCCAATTCGTGGAATTCCGGCTCCGGGAGAAGGCCCGGGAGCCGGCAGGCATGCCGCTGACCGGGTTCCTGTTTCTGGACGGTGGCACGCCCCGCGCCTACCTGAACATCTGCCCGCATCTGGGCGTTGAACTGAACTGGATGCCCGGCCGGTTCATGGATTCCGACAACCTGTTTATCCAGTGTTCCACCCACGGCGCCCTGTTCAAGCCCTCAGACGGCGAATGCATTGCCGGGCCCTGCCAGGGCGATGCGCTCACCCAGCTGGACCTGCGGGAGCGGGACGGCCAGATTGAGGTCAGACTTCCAGAATAA
- the sfsA gene encoding DNA/RNA nuclease SfsA, producing MKFPEPLVEGRLIRRYKRFLADVRLPDGSEITAHCPNTGSMLGCQPEDARVWLSHSDNPKRKLQYTWELVETSPGQLACVNTARPNSQARAAVQAGTVVELAGYSECRAEVKYGSEKSRIDLLLSGHDTAADAWVEVKNVTLAEDAQGFFPDAVTERGQKHLRELIAQVEQGDRAVLFFVVNHTGIQTVRPADHIDRKYGELLREACDAGVEVIAYRADLSESDGTPTGVLTLTESVPVILEV from the coding sequence CCAGAACCGCTGGTTGAAGGCCGGCTTATCCGCCGCTACAAACGCTTTCTGGCAGACGTGCGTCTGCCGGATGGTTCAGAAATTACGGCCCATTGTCCGAACACCGGCTCCATGCTTGGCTGTCAGCCGGAGGATGCCCGAGTCTGGCTTAGCCATAGCGATAATCCCAAGCGCAAACTCCAGTACACCTGGGAGTTGGTGGAAACCTCGCCCGGGCAACTGGCCTGCGTGAACACCGCCCGGCCGAACAGCCAGGCCCGGGCGGCCGTGCAGGCCGGCACCGTGGTGGAGCTGGCCGGCTATTCCGAGTGCCGCGCCGAGGTTAAGTATGGTTCGGAGAAGAGCCGGATCGACCTGCTGCTTTCCGGCCATGACACCGCGGCCGATGCCTGGGTGGAGGTCAAGAATGTCACGCTGGCGGAAGATGCTCAGGGTTTTTTCCCCGATGCGGTGACCGAGCGCGGCCAGAAGCATCTGCGGGAGCTGATTGCCCAGGTTGAGCAGGGCGATCGCGCGGTGCTGTTTTTCGTGGTGAATCACACCGGCATTCAAACCGTTCGCCCGGCGGACCATATTGATCGAAAATACGGTGAATTACTGCGGGAGGCCTGCGATGCTGGCGTGGAAGTGATCGCCTATCGTGCCGATCTGAGCGAGAGCGACGGCACGCCAACAGGTGTGTTGACCCTGACCGAATCGGTGCCCGTTATTCTGGAAGTCTGA